In Populus alba chromosome 1, ASM523922v2, whole genome shotgun sequence, a single window of DNA contains:
- the LOC118061768 gene encoding WAT1-related protein At1g25270 yields MLKKGYIFESLAGLGQTTLAVAVQIGYAAVIFFSSMVQKSGMSTDIIVAYRLMFAAAITVTLALIFERLDSLRMWTVSGRAKLFGIVLGLSGGMLFTFYRGPRINTWSTYLDLLHLEKLQNNQEVVLPRKVGVQFFAVLYALGHCMCSSLWLIIQVIT; encoded by the exons ATGTTAAAGAAGGGgtatatttttgaaagtttgGCTGGCTTGGGGCAAACCACGCTAGCGGTGGCGGTTCAGATTGGATATGCAGCGGTGATTTTCTTTTCCAGCATGGTGCAAAAATCTGGAATGAGTACGGATATCATTGTTGCCTACCGCTTGATGTTCGCAGCTGCCATCACTGTTACTCTTGCTCTCATCTTCGAAAG ATTGGACAGCCTGAGAATGTGGACAGTATCGGGAAGGGCTAAACTTTTTGGAATTGTATTGGGATTAAGTGGGGGGATGCTCTTTACCTTTTACAGAGGTCCAAGAATTAATACATGGTCAACATATTTGGACCTTTTGCACCTTGAAAAGCTGCAAAATAACCAAGAGGTGGTGCTGCCTAGAAAGGTTGGCGTCCAGTTTTTTGCAGTCTTGTATGCCTTGGGCCACTGCATGTGTAGCTCGTTGTGGTTGATTATTCAGGTGATCACTTGA
- the LOC118061587 gene encoding uncharacterized protein — translation MTRSGVRVKVINEISRRPLSFPDTTDLSFSPSGQMDFQLRSILHLFVIFSLFFSLAEAETAGSVFFIDSQTRQYLRTPSPNDGVQSMSLQEVGAAVSVLLGFAPSDALSAASSSKLNEVLMPTPFNRPRAVFMLEVTGEIPSMAEQANAMFNGAFKSKIVLGSDKAGIQLPGEEVSVVSLDEELADFTDKEISDFASWLGGSYVVDPLEAWNGELAIPLASGATTSFHMSKKANREFIASLLALFRNSRRAVEMHEDLSQSTQPPAELLKGCFDGLKALGKQYGPEGAAQKGLELLLTTLSKMFDSLQTAYKGQIAGVIFFNTAPASESETMLDIMLTSRPSARWLEETKTASIGTIAEVALVRMTLAWITGIVLIIATLLGIYYLFNMPITRDTLLYSNVKLD, via the exons ATGACCCGCAGCGGAGTGCGGGTCAAAGTGATTAATGAAATTTCGAGGCGTCCTCTCTCCTTTCCTGATACCACAGATCTCTCCTTCTCTCCCTCTGGACAAATGGATTTCCAACTACGCAGCATTTTGCATCTGTTCGtcatcttctctcttttcttctcattAGCTGAG GCTGAGACTgctggctcggtttttttcatCGATAGCCAGACTCGTCAATATCTGCGCACTCCATCACCGAACGATGGCGTCCAG TCCATGTCACTTCAAGAAGTTGGTGCTGCTGTGTCGGTCTTGCTTGGTTTTGCGCCATCGGATGCTCTTTCAGCTGCTAGTTCATCGAAG TTGAACGAGGTTCTCATGCCTACTCCATTTAACAGGCCTCGAGCTGTTTTCATGCTGGAAGTCACTGGAG AAATCCCATCTATGGCTGAACAAGCAAATGCCATGTTCAATGGTGCCTTCAAGAGCAAGATTGTTCTTGGTTCAGATAAGGCTGGCATTCAACTTCCAG GTGAAGAGGTTTCAGTGGTTTCTCTAGATGAAGAGTTGGCAGACTTCACTGACAAGGAAATTAGTGATTTT gcatcttggttgggTGGATCATATGTTGTTGATCCCTTGGAAGCATGGAATGGAGAGTTAGCAATCCCACTGGCTAGTGGTGCCACTACAAGTTTTCATATGTCTAag AAAGCAAACAGGGAGTTTATAGCAAGTCTTCTAGCTCTGTTCCGCAATAGTAGAAGAGCAGTAGAGATGCATGAAGATTTGTCGCAGAGCACTCAACCACCTGCAGAGTTATTGAAGGGCTGTTTTGATGGTCTTAAG GCTTTGGGAAAGCAATATGGACCCGAGGGTGCTGCACAGAAAGGGCTGGAGCTATTACTTACTACATTGTCCAAGATGTTTGATTCATTGCAAACAGCTTACAAAG GTCAAATTGCTGGAGTAATCTTTTTTAACACTGCACCTGCATCAGAATCAGAAACAATGCTGGATATCATGCTGACTTCCCGGCCATCTGCACGTTGGttggaagaaacaaaaacagcTAGCATTGGAACCATTGCAGAAGTGGCCTTGGTTAGAATGACCCTTGCTTGGATAACTGGAATTGTTCTTATCATTGCTACTCTTTTGGGG ATCTACTATCTCTTCAATATGCCAATCACAAGGGACACCCTTCTCTACTCCAACGTCAAGCTTGACTAA